One Podarcis muralis chromosome 1, rPodMur119.hap1.1, whole genome shotgun sequence genomic window carries:
- the CYP27C1 gene encoding cytochrome P450 27C1 isoform X2, translating into MVAQVLREEGSAPQRADMDSWQEYRDLRGRATGLISAEGEQWLKMRRVLRQKMVKPKDVAVFSGGVNEVVADLIKRIHILRNQEEDGETVTNVNSLFFKYSMEGVATVLYECRLGCLENQIPQNTVEYIEALELMFSSFKTTMYAGAIPKWLRPIIPKPWREFCRSWDGLFRFSQIHVDNKLRDIKSLLDQGKEVDGGLLTTLLNSKELTVEEIYANMTEMLLAGVDTTSFTLSWATYLLAKHPEVQHSVYKEIVNNLGKDKIPDAHDVPNLPMIRALLKETLRLYPVLPGNGRVTQKDMIVGGYLIPKGTQLALCHYATSYQEENFPLANEFQPERWLRKSNMDRVDNFGSIPFGYGIRSCIGKRIAELEIHLALIQLLQNFEIKISPKTKPAYAKTHGLLTPANSINVKFADRKW; encoded by the exons ATGGTTGCTCAGGTTCTTCGGGAAGAAGGATCCGCGCCACAACGAGCTGACATGGATTCCTGGCAGGAATACAGGGATCTACGAGGGAGAGCTACAGGACTTATATCTGC AGAAGGGGAACAGTGGCTAAAAATGAGGCGTGTACTAAGGCAAAAAATGGTAAAACCCAAAGATGTTGCCGTTTTCTCAGGAGGAGTTAATGAAGTTGTTGCAGATTTAATTAAGAGAATCCACAttctcagaaatcaagaagaagatGGGGAAACAGTGACAAATGTTAACAGCCTTTTTTTCAAGTATTCAATGGAAG GAGTGGCAACTGTTCTGTATGAGTGCCGCCTGGGGTGCTTGGAAAACCAGATCCCCCAGAACACTGTGGAATACATTGAAGCTTTGGAGTTGATGTTCAGTAGTTTCAAGACTACCATGTATGCAGGAGCCATTCCCAAATGGCTTCGTCCAATTATTCCAAAACCTTGGAGAGAATTCTGTAGATCATGGGATGGACTCTTCAGATTTA GTCAAATTCATGTCGACAATAAATTACGTGATATAAAGTCCCTTTTGGACCAGGGGAAAGAGGTAGATGGTGGACTTCTCACAACTCTGCTTAATAGTAAAGAACTTACAGTGGAAGAAATCTATGCCAATATGACTGAGATGCTTTTGGCAGGAGTTGATACA ACTTCATTCACTTTATCCTGGGCGACGTACCTTTTAGCAAAGCACCCGGAAGTGCAGCATTCTGTCTATAAAGAGATAGTCAATAACTTGGGGAAAGATAAAATCCCTGATGCACATGACGTCCCCAACTTACCAATGATCAGAGCCCTTCTCAAAGAAACCTTGAG GTTATATCCAGTGTTACCAGGAAACGGTAGAGTAACCCAGAAAGATATGATTGTTGGAGGATACTTGATACCTAAAGGG ACCCAGCTGGCACTCTGTCATTATGCTACATCATATCAGGAAGAGAATTTCCCATTAGCAAATGAGTTCCAGCCTGAGCGCTGGCTAAGGAAAAGCAATATGGACAGAGTGGATAATTTTGGTTCCATCCCCTTTGGTTATGGTATACGTAGTTGTATAGGAAAAAGAATTGCTGAACTTGAAATTCACCTTGCACTAATACAG CTGCTTcaaaattttgaaataaaaatttctCCAAAAACTAAACCAGCTTATGCCAAAACCCATGGACTATTGACTCCTGCAAACTCCATCAATGTGAAATTTGCTGACAGGAAATGGTAG
- the CYP27C1 gene encoding cytochrome P450 27C1 isoform X1 — translation MSLLAKVLRRDCRQVLEPRRSCVGGVAFVSRLHQLPKLSGSPSLEGQKEAAARAEDKDDDEEEEMGAASDRGARGLLLDACQHPSHQRVRSLREMPGPKTFSNLVEFFWKDGFSRIHEIQQKHVREYGKIFKSHFGPKLVVSIADRDMVAQVLREEGSAPQRADMDSWQEYRDLRGRATGLISAEGEQWLKMRRVLRQKMVKPKDVAVFSGGVNEVVADLIKRIHILRNQEEDGETVTNVNSLFFKYSMEGVATVLYECRLGCLENQIPQNTVEYIEALELMFSSFKTTMYAGAIPKWLRPIIPKPWREFCRSWDGLFRFSQIHVDNKLRDIKSLLDQGKEVDGGLLTTLLNSKELTVEEIYANMTEMLLAGVDTTSFTLSWATYLLAKHPEVQHSVYKEIVNNLGKDKIPDAHDVPNLPMIRALLKETLRLYPVLPGNGRVTQKDMIVGGYLIPKGTQLALCHYATSYQEENFPLANEFQPERWLRKSNMDRVDNFGSIPFGYGIRSCIGKRIAELEIHLALIQLLQNFEIKISPKTKPAYAKTHGLLTPANSINVKFADRKW, via the exons ATGTCTCTCCTCGCCAAGGTCTTGAGAAGGGACTGCAGGCAGGTGCTGGAGCCTCGCAGGAGCTGCGTTGGCGGCGTGGCTTTTGTCAGCAGGCTTCACCAGCTGCCCAAACTTTCAGGCAGCCCGTCCCTGGAGGGGCAGAAGGAGGCAGCTGCGAGAGCGGAGGACAAagacgacgacgaggaggaggagatgggggcAGCTTCGGACCGTGGAGCCCGGGGGCTCCTCCTCGACGCCTGCCAGCACCCGAGCCACCAGAGAGTGAGGAGCCTGAGGGAAATGCCCGGACCTAAGACCTTCTCCAATCTGGTCGAGTTTTTCTGGAAGGATGGCTTTAGCCGCATTCACGAGATCCAG CAGAAGCACGTTCGGGAATATGGAAAAATTTTCAAGTCTCATTTTGGTCCCAAACTAGTTGTATCCATTGCAGATCGAGACATGGTTGCTCAGGTTCTTCGGGAAGAAGGATCCGCGCCACAACGAGCTGACATGGATTCCTGGCAGGAATACAGGGATCTACGAGGGAGAGCTACAGGACTTATATCTGC AGAAGGGGAACAGTGGCTAAAAATGAGGCGTGTACTAAGGCAAAAAATGGTAAAACCCAAAGATGTTGCCGTTTTCTCAGGAGGAGTTAATGAAGTTGTTGCAGATTTAATTAAGAGAATCCACAttctcagaaatcaagaagaagatGGGGAAACAGTGACAAATGTTAACAGCCTTTTTTTCAAGTATTCAATGGAAG GAGTGGCAACTGTTCTGTATGAGTGCCGCCTGGGGTGCTTGGAAAACCAGATCCCCCAGAACACTGTGGAATACATTGAAGCTTTGGAGTTGATGTTCAGTAGTTTCAAGACTACCATGTATGCAGGAGCCATTCCCAAATGGCTTCGTCCAATTATTCCAAAACCTTGGAGAGAATTCTGTAGATCATGGGATGGACTCTTCAGATTTA GTCAAATTCATGTCGACAATAAATTACGTGATATAAAGTCCCTTTTGGACCAGGGGAAAGAGGTAGATGGTGGACTTCTCACAACTCTGCTTAATAGTAAAGAACTTACAGTGGAAGAAATCTATGCCAATATGACTGAGATGCTTTTGGCAGGAGTTGATACA ACTTCATTCACTTTATCCTGGGCGACGTACCTTTTAGCAAAGCACCCGGAAGTGCAGCATTCTGTCTATAAAGAGATAGTCAATAACTTGGGGAAAGATAAAATCCCTGATGCACATGACGTCCCCAACTTACCAATGATCAGAGCCCTTCTCAAAGAAACCTTGAG GTTATATCCAGTGTTACCAGGAAACGGTAGAGTAACCCAGAAAGATATGATTGTTGGAGGATACTTGATACCTAAAGGG ACCCAGCTGGCACTCTGTCATTATGCTACATCATATCAGGAAGAGAATTTCCCATTAGCAAATGAGTTCCAGCCTGAGCGCTGGCTAAGGAAAAGCAATATGGACAGAGTGGATAATTTTGGTTCCATCCCCTTTGGTTATGGTATACGTAGTTGTATAGGAAAAAGAATTGCTGAACTTGAAATTCACCTTGCACTAATACAG CTGCTTcaaaattttgaaataaaaatttctCCAAAAACTAAACCAGCTTATGCCAAAACCCATGGACTATTGACTCCTGCAAACTCCATCAATGTGAAATTTGCTGACAGGAAATGGTAG